In a genomic window of Cyanobacteriota bacterium:
- the mrdA gene encoding penicillin-binding protein 2 — protein sequence MLNKSNILYYFTIALLGFLGLRLFQLQILDYQKYKTLAKNNTSRTAITRAPRGIIYDRHGEILATSKQSLSVIVFPAALQDKEAVAKILSNFIEIDYQELLDIFLKMDPSTPLPITLDNDISIESAIKIYENQNYLPGIAVEKQATRYYPHKEIAAHVLGYVGQINSQELKEARSRGLGLGDIVGKEGLEKVFDQELQGTKGEARVVVDRYGKSLITDSRDKRVIKPAIKGENLHLTIDIGLQKIAIEALEGKQGAAVAINPRNGEIYCLVSSPSFDPNIFTKPVPFKLYQSLLNSKAFLNKAISAYTPGSIWKPITAIAALEHGVVNINEYLKVGGSINYAGFQFGDWTSKEGQMNLIDALEWSRNTYFYQIAKRMKAEWISNIGSKFGAGQVTGIELLGESQGILPSPEWKKKKLKEQWFPGNTLHFAIGQSFLMLSPIQAARLISGIANKGLLPQPHLIKNKDKEVLLDIDGISEESYNIVEMGLKKCITTGTGQASRLKEIEVAGKTGSAEVRGYDHSTHGWFAAYAPAKDPEIAIVVFLEGGGHGGTVAAPVAKKIFEAYFSKPSSK from the coding sequence ATGTTAAATAAGAGCAATATCCTCTATTACTTCACGATAGCCCTATTAGGCTTTCTTGGCTTGCGCTTATTTCAATTACAAATTCTTGATTATCAAAAATATAAAACACTCGCAAAAAACAACACTAGTAGAACGGCAATCACCAGAGCCCCAAGAGGCATCATATACGATAGACACGGTGAAATATTAGCAACGAGTAAACAATCACTTAGTGTCATTGTATTTCCAGCCGCCCTCCAAGACAAAGAAGCAGTTGCCAAAATCCTCTCCAATTTTATTGAAATCGATTACCAAGAATTACTTGATATCTTTTTAAAGATGGACCCTAGTACTCCATTACCAATTACTTTAGACAATGACATTAGTATCGAATCAGCAATTAAGATTTACGAAAATCAAAACTACTTACCTGGGATCGCTGTTGAAAAACAAGCTACACGCTATTACCCACACAAAGAAATAGCAGCTCACGTCTTAGGCTATGTAGGACAAATCAATAGTCAAGAACTCAAAGAAGCTCGTTCACGTGGATTAGGACTTGGTGACATTGTTGGTAAGGAAGGACTTGAAAAAGTTTTTGATCAAGAATTACAAGGAACCAAAGGTGAAGCAAGAGTAGTTGTCGACCGTTACGGCAAAAGCTTGATTACTGACTCTCGTGATAAACGTGTCATCAAACCAGCTATCAAAGGTGAAAATCTCCACTTAACAATAGATATAGGATTACAAAAAATCGCGATTGAAGCACTTGAAGGTAAACAAGGAGCAGCTGTTGCAATTAATCCTCGCAACGGAGAGATTTATTGTTTAGTTAGCAGTCCAAGTTTTGACCCCAATATTTTTACTAAACCAGTTCCATTTAAACTTTATCAATCACTACTCAACAGTAAAGCCTTCCTCAATAAAGCAATCTCTGCTTATACTCCTGGTAGTATTTGGAAACCAATTACTGCAATTGCGGCACTTGAGCATGGGGTCGTCAATATCAATGAATACCTCAAAGTAGGTGGCAGTATAAATTATGCAGGTTTTCAATTTGGGGACTGGACAAGTAAAGAAGGACAAATGAATTTAATAGACGCACTGGAATGGTCTCGCAATACTTACTTCTATCAAATAGCTAAACGAATGAAAGCAGAATGGATCTCAAATATTGGTAGCAAATTTGGAGCAGGACAGGTAACCGGAATTGAATTACTTGGCGAAAGTCAAGGTATCTTACCAAGTCCAGAATGGAAGAAGAAAAAACTCAAAGAACAATGGTTCCCTGGCAACACTTTACACTTTGCTATTGGGCAAAGTTTTTTAATGCTCAGCCCAATTCAAGCTGCTAGGTTGATTTCAGGTATTGCAAACAAGGGACTCTTACCTCAACCACATTTAATTAAAAATAAAGACAAAGAAGTCTTGCTAGATATAGATGGCATCTCAGAAGAAAGTTACAATATTGTTGAAATGGGCTTAAAGAAATGTATCACCACTGGTACAGGTCAAGCATCAAGGCTCAAAGAAATAGAAGTAGCCGGTAAAACCGGGTCAGCAGAAGTGAGAGGCTACGACCATTCAACCCATGGTTGGTTTGCTGCTTATGCACCAGCCAAAGATCCAGAGATTGCAATAGTAGTTTTTTTAGAAGGTGGTGGACATGGTGGTACTGTCGCAGCGCCTGTAGCAAAGAAAATCTTTGAGGCATATTTCAGTAAACCATCATCAAAGTAA